DNA from Actinomyces sp. oral taxon 897:
CCCGCCCCCTCCTCCGCGAGAACGGTACTTATTCGCCGCGAGAACGGTACTTATTGCTCGCGAGAACGGAAGGGGCGTCGGGTGCCCGCCGTGTCTCCCGGCATAAGCCTGGTTTATGCGGCACCTCGGGTATTTTCCCACGCGCTTGCCGCCCCGGATCCGCATGCGTGTCGCAATCTGAGGATCAGGGAGGTAGGCACCCTCAGGCGTGTCGAGGCTCAGGCTTCTGACCTGCGTGGACATTGGGCGCACAAAGCCTGGGACGGGGTGGGGTCGGCTCTGATCCTCAGATTGCGACAAAACATCCGCCCGGCACCGCCAGGGCAGGACCGTCGTAGGGAAGCCGACCATAGCCAGAACCCGCTCCACGACGTGCTGACGCAGCAGCTCCTGCCCGCCGACGTGGTGGTACAGCGTCGAGGTGGCCACACCGAGGCGCCCGGCCAGATCGCGCACCGACCACGAATCGAGCCCGGTACCGCGCGTGGCCTCGACGGCGACGTCGATAATCGCCGTAGGCGTGAGGCCGACGTGGTAGGGCCTTCTGGCTCCGGTCCTGGTCATCAGCTCCTGACTCCGCCCTGAGCGCCCGCACCGGATACCGCCCCGGTCACGGGTCGGAGATCCACGGTACCAGGATCCGCAGAGGTGCGACCATCGGGCTGACCTCGGGCAAACTGGACGACGGCGCGCAAGCACCCCCGCAGCCCGGGCGAGCGCGCCAGCGGCGTGAGCGTGCGGTGGCGACCGAGCAGCCCTCCCGCAGCCCGGGCGGGGACAACGGTACCGCGCGCCCAGCGGGGGTGAACGCGCTGCCACCCAGGTGAACGCGCCTCAGAGCAGGTGAACGCGCTGTCGCTGGGGTGAACGTGCCTCCTGGCAGCGTTCATATACGCAAGAGCACGTTCACCCGGCCTTAAGCGCGTCCAGCTCGAGCGAGCCCGGCGCGAGCGGCCCCGGCGCACGCCCAGACGTCCACAGACTGAGGAGGACCATACCCAGGGCGACGCCGGACCCCTGGCGGACGCGGCGCGAGACCCATGACGAGGAGCGCACTCAGCAGGACAGCCCCGAAGCCGACCCCGCGCCAGCATCCGAGCCGAGTTCGCGGGCGAGGGCGGACGGCTGTCGCGCTGGCGGCCACCACCCCACGGGCGAGGGCGGACCGACGGCCGCCCGGGCCTGGCCGACCTGCGCGAGCCGACCGCCCCGCGAACGAATACAGGCCTCCAGGGCGGCGGCCAGCGGCGGCCAGCCGGGGGCGGCGGCCCGCCAGCGGCAGTCAGCCAGCCAGGCGGCCACCACCCCACGGGCAAGGGAGGACGCACCGTATACAGGCAGACCACCTCGACACGCCCGACCCACCATCTCAATATGTCACATCTCACACTTTGCTCGATAATGATTATCAACTATACTGATGGTATCCACACCGTCACCCACTCGACACCACGTCGCACAGGAGGAACCGTGAACACCCAGCAGCTGGACCGGATGCGTACCGGCGCCGGCTTTATCGCAGCCCTGGACCAGTCGGGAGGATCCACGCCCCGCGCCCTGAAGGGGTACGGGATCGGCCCGGAGCGCTACTCCACGGACGAGGAGATGTTCGCCCTGGTCCACGCCATGCGCGCCCGCGTCATCACCAGCCCGGCCTTCACCTCTAAGCGCATCCTGGGGGCGATCCTGTTCGAGCGCACCATGGACTCCCAGGTCGAGGGCCGCCCGACGGCCGACTACCTGTGGGACGTCAAGGGCATCGTGCCCTTCCTCAAGGTGGACAAGGGCCTGGCCGACCCCGAGCACAACGTCCGCCTCATGCGTCCTATCGAGGGCCTGGACGCCCTGCTGGAGCGGGCCGTGGCAGCCCACATCTTCGGCACCAAGATGCGTTCGGTCATCCTGGGGGCCGACCCCGCGGGCGTGGACCAGGTGGTGGACCAGCAGTTCGAGGTGGCCTCCCAGATCCTCGACGCGGGTCTGGCACCCATTATCGAGCCGGAGGTGGACATCCACGCCCCGGACAAGGCGGAGGCCGAGGAGCTGCTGCGCGCGGCCATTACCAGGCACCTGGACGCCCTGCCCGAGGGCCGCGACGTCCTGCTCAAGGTCTCCATCCCCACCGTGGACGGCCTCTACACCCCGCTCATGGA
Protein-coding regions in this window:
- a CDS encoding fructose bisphosphate aldolase, with the protein product MNTQQLDRMRTGAGFIAALDQSGGSTPRALKGYGIGPERYSTDEEMFALVHAMRARVITSPAFTSKRILGAILFERTMDSQVEGRPTADYLWDVKGIVPFLKVDKGLADPEHNVRLMRPIEGLDALLERAVAAHIFGTKMRSVILGADPAGVDQVVDQQFEVASQILDAGLAPIIEPEVDIHAPDKAEAEELLRAAITRHLDALPEGRDVLLKVSIPTVDGLYTPLMEHPRVVRVVALSGGYPRQEANERLARNPGLIASFSRALLEDLADSQDQETFDAALASTIESIYAASTT